A genomic region of Bradyrhizobium sp. ORS 278 contains the following coding sequences:
- a CDS encoding CmpA/NrtA family ABC transporter substrate-binding protein, with protein MTGSLRIGFIPLVDAAALIVAVDKGFTAAEGLDVTLVREVSWSNVRDKLNIGLFDAAHLLAPVAIASSLGIGHVKVPIVAPFSLGVNGNAITVTPALHAELMAHLDGDRFDPMATALALSRVVAARRKAGAEPLTFGMTFPFSTHNYQLRFWMAAGGVDPDEDVRLVVLPPPYMVESIANGHVDAFCVGAPWNSIAVDLGIGHILHFVSDVLVRAAEKVLAVRQSWADKNRDALAALVRACARAADFIEQNHDDAARVLAQPERIGVDAEVLKRTLDGRLKISPDGTFRDSARYLLIGREGAARPEKIQAAWLYAQMVRWSQTPLSSEALSTAMGVFRPDIYDAALGTQGQAQDAAIGAFAGPPFAADDVLGHLKAFKIRRWTA; from the coding sequence ATGACCGGGTCGCTTCGCATTGGCTTCATTCCGCTGGTCGATGCCGCGGCGCTGATCGTCGCCGTCGACAAGGGCTTCACGGCCGCCGAAGGGCTCGACGTCACGCTGGTGCGCGAGGTCTCCTGGTCCAACGTCCGCGACAAGCTCAACATCGGCCTGTTCGATGCCGCGCATCTGCTGGCTCCGGTCGCGATCGCTTCCAGTCTCGGCATCGGCCATGTGAAGGTTCCGATCGTGGCGCCGTTCAGTCTCGGCGTGAACGGCAACGCGATCACGGTCACGCCGGCGCTGCATGCCGAGCTCATGGCGCATCTCGACGGCGATCGCTTCGATCCGATGGCCACCGCGCTGGCGCTCTCGCGCGTGGTGGCCGCGCGCCGCAAGGCCGGTGCCGAGCCGCTGACCTTCGGCATGACGTTTCCGTTCTCGACCCACAACTACCAGCTCCGGTTCTGGATGGCGGCCGGTGGCGTCGATCCAGACGAGGACGTTCGCTTGGTGGTGCTGCCGCCACCCTACATGGTCGAGAGCATCGCCAACGGTCACGTCGACGCCTTCTGCGTCGGCGCGCCCTGGAATTCGATCGCCGTCGATCTTGGAATTGGCCACATCCTGCATTTCGTCTCGGACGTCCTGGTCCGCGCGGCCGAGAAGGTTCTGGCGGTCAGGCAGAGTTGGGCGGACAAGAACCGCGATGCCTTGGCCGCCCTCGTCCGGGCCTGCGCCCGCGCCGCTGACTTCATCGAGCAGAACCACGACGACGCGGCGCGGGTCCTGGCCCAACCGGAGCGGATCGGCGTCGACGCCGAGGTGCTCAAGCGAACGCTCGATGGCCGGCTGAAGATCTCGCCGGACGGCACCTTTCGTGACAGCGCTCGCTATTTGCTGATCGGCCGCGAGGGGGCGGCGCGGCCGGAAAAGATCCAGGCGGCCTGGCTGTACGCGCAGATGGTCCGCTGGAGCCAGACGCCGCTCAGCAGCGAAGCGCTGAGCACGGCGATGGGAGTGTTCCGCCCGGATATCTATGATGCGGCGCTTGGCACCCAGGGGCAGGCCCAGGATGCCGCCATCGGCGCCTTCGCCGGCCCGCCGTTCGCGGCGGACGATGTCCTGGGCCATCTGAAGGCCTTCAAGATTCGCCGCTGGACGGCCTGA
- a CDS encoding ANTAR domain-containing response regulator — protein MSAEQSPKIVIVDESPIRAAILEEGLREAGFTGVVHVSEMQGLLARIYALDPDVIVIDLENPSRDVLEQMFQVSRAVRRPIAMFVDQSDAASIQASVEAGVSAYIVDGLKKERIKPILDLCISRFNAFSKLQDELERTKSALEDRKVIDRAKGILMKMKGFTEEEAYVLLRSTAMREKKKIGEIAQSILTASEMLK, from the coding sequence ATGAGCGCCGAGCAGTCGCCTAAAATCGTGATCGTCGACGAGAGCCCGATCCGCGCCGCCATCCTGGAGGAGGGTCTGCGGGAGGCGGGATTTACCGGCGTCGTGCATGTGAGCGAGATGCAGGGCCTGCTGGCGCGGATCTATGCGCTGGACCCTGACGTCATCGTCATCGACCTGGAAAACCCGAGCCGCGACGTGCTCGAGCAGATGTTCCAGGTGAGCAGGGCGGTCCGACGGCCGATCGCGATGTTCGTCGATCAGAGCGATGCCGCCTCGATCCAGGCGTCGGTCGAGGCCGGCGTGTCGGCCTACATCGTCGATGGTCTGAAGAAGGAGCGGATCAAGCCGATCCTCGACCTCTGCATCTCGCGCTTCAATGCCTTCTCGAAGCTGCAGGACGAGCTGGAGCGCACCAAGTCCGCGCTGGAGGATCGCAAGGTCATCGACCGCGCCAAGGGCATTCTGATGAAGATGAAGGGCTTCACCGAGGAGGAGGCCTATGTGCTGCTGCGCTCCACGGCGATGCGCGAGAAGAAAAAGATCGGTGAGATCGCGCAGTCGATCCTGACCGCCTCGGAGATGCTGAAATGA
- a CDS encoding cupin domain-containing protein, protein MVDVYLAGSRPTRRAAAESFTGTVWQDPIITPQAPARVASARVAFEPGARTAWHTHPLGQTLYVIQGVGRVQAKGGPVREIKAGDVVWIPPGEKHWHGAAPTTGMVHVAMHESLNGEHVTWMEHVTDEEYATPVG, encoded by the coding sequence ATGGTGGATGTTTATCTCGCGGGCTCCCGCCCGACGCGCCGGGCGGCGGCCGAAAGCTTCACGGGGACTGTCTGGCAGGACCCGATCATCACGCCGCAGGCGCCCGCCCGCGTGGCGTCGGCGCGCGTGGCGTTCGAGCCCGGCGCCCGCACCGCCTGGCATACCCATCCGCTCGGCCAGACTCTCTACGTCATCCAGGGCGTCGGCCGGGTGCAGGCAAAGGGCGGACCGGTGCGCGAGATCAAGGCCGGCGACGTCGTCTGGATTCCGCCGGGAGAGAAACACTGGCATGGCGCCGCGCCGACCACGGGCATGGTCCATGTCGCGATGCATGAATCGCTCAACGGCGAGCACGTGACCTGGATGGAGCACGTCACCGACGAGGAATACGCCACGCCCGTCGGCTAA
- a CDS encoding DUF2147 domain-containing protein, which produces MKRLLAVAAVVLASSAAQAQYVIEYGGKTIRIDPDRGTVQIPGVYDNTEQKKPKRAKRDQDTAARPQPGADKPAQAPAEAAVTPSTPAQAPAASPPAAVPAAPAPTAAVPVSPPPAPVAPAPVAPAPVQAAVPSAAVAAPAAPAPAAAPLTPPAGAPTVAAPVAPPPAAVQPQPRPAQAPATVATTVAPPPSVRDQNSPVGIWLTEEKEGKIRIEPCGANLCGYSIDAKTNQNGEQILINMRPNDKEKKWSGRIFDPSSGSTYDSTIALKGPDSLRVQGCAFGGMFCGGQTWTRVN; this is translated from the coding sequence ATGAAGAGGCTGTTGGCCGTTGCTGCCGTGGTTCTGGCCAGCAGTGCCGCCCAGGCGCAATACGTGATCGAATATGGCGGCAAGACCATCCGCATCGATCCCGACCGCGGCACCGTGCAGATCCCCGGCGTCTACGACAACACCGAGCAGAAGAAGCCCAAGCGCGCCAAGCGCGATCAGGATACGGCGGCCAGGCCGCAGCCGGGCGCGGACAAGCCGGCCCAAGCGCCTGCCGAGGCGGCGGTGACGCCATCCACACCCGCGCAGGCGCCTGCTGCGTCGCCCCCTGCCGCAGTGCCGGCCGCACCGGCGCCGACCGCAGCCGTGCCGGTGAGCCCGCCACCGGCGCCCGTCGCACCTGCCCCCGTCGCACCTGCCCCAGTCCAGGCAGCCGTGCCGTCAGCAGCCGTGGCTGCGCCAGCCGCGCCCGCGCCGGCAGCCGCTCCGCTGACGCCGCCTGCCGGAGCGCCGACCGTTGCTGCTCCCGTGGCGCCTCCGCCGGCGGCGGTCCAGCCACAGCCGCGCCCGGCCCAGGCTCCGGCCACCGTGGCGACAACAGTGGCGCCGCCGCCGTCCGTGCGCGATCAGAACTCGCCGGTTGGCATCTGGCTGACAGAGGAGAAGGAGGGCAAGATCCGCATCGAGCCATGCGGCGCCAATCTCTGCGGCTACTCGATCGACGCCAAGACCAACCAGAACGGCGAGCAGATCCTGATCAACATGCGGCCGAACGACAAAGAGAAGAAGTGGAGCGGCCGGATCTTCGACCCGAGCAGCGGCAGCACTTACGATTCGACCATCGCGCTCAAGGGCCCGGACAGCCTGCGCGTGCAGGGCTGCGCCTTTGGCGGCATGTTCTGCGGCGGCCAGACCTGGACGCGCGTGAACTGA
- the pxpB gene encoding 5-oxoprolinase subunit PxpB → MADPFPPPRLLPSGDSAVTVEFSRTIDETANRRVLALDHALAAAGIAGLTETVPTYRSLLVHYDPGSIDYDTLCARLLALSAGSLAPETDIRRWRVPVCYGGENGIDLEDVAKALRLTPDEVVARHVAGTYRVAMIGFTPGWSYLSGLDPSLQMSRRQNPRLATPAGIIAIGGIQTGIQCLAGPCGWHLLGRTAMRTFQLHREPTFLLEPGDEVSFTAVDEKIFAEQERAAAAGELIAERIAA, encoded by the coding sequence ATGGCCGATCCTTTTCCGCCCCCTCGCCTGCTGCCCAGCGGCGACAGCGCCGTCACCGTAGAGTTCAGCCGGACCATCGACGAGACGGCGAACCGCCGTGTGCTCGCGCTCGATCATGCGCTGGCGGCGGCGGGCATCGCGGGACTTACCGAGACGGTGCCGACCTATCGCTCGCTCCTGGTGCACTACGATCCGGGCTCGATCGATTACGATACGCTCTGCGCCAGGCTGCTGGCGCTGTCGGCCGGGTCGCTGGCGCCGGAGACCGATATCAGGCGCTGGCGGGTGCCGGTCTGCTATGGCGGCGAGAACGGTATCGACCTCGAGGACGTCGCCAAGGCGCTCAGACTGACGCCCGACGAGGTCGTCGCGCGCCATGTCGCGGGCACCTATCGCGTGGCGATGATCGGCTTCACGCCCGGCTGGTCCTATCTGTCGGGCCTCGATCCCTCACTGCAGATGTCACGCCGGCAGAACCCGCGGCTGGCGACGCCGGCCGGCATCATCGCGATCGGCGGCATCCAGACCGGCATCCAGTGCCTGGCCGGCCCGTGCGGCTGGCATCTGCTCGGCCGCACCGCCATGCGAACGTTCCAACTGCATCGCGAGCCGACCTTCCTGCTCGAGCCGGGCGACGAGGTCAGCTTCACGGCGGTGGACGAGAAGATCTTCGCCGAGCAGGAGCGCGCGGCCGCAGCCGGCGAGCTCATCGCGGAGCGGATCGCGGCATGA
- a CDS encoding LamB/YcsF family protein, translating into MTSTVDLNCDLGESFGPWEMGNDAAMIELATSVNVACGFHAGDADIMRRTVEMAKAKGVSIGAHPGYRDLHGFGRRPVPGLKSSEIENLVAYQIGALQAIATAAGHKVTHVKAHGALSNVACEDDMTANAIAKAIKAVDPSLIFVVLANSKLVTAGEKANLSMAHEVFADRAYDDNGLLVSRSKPGAVLHDPKQIADRVVRMVQDGAVVSVTGKVMKMRTDTVCIHGDTAGAVEIAREVRQALDAAGIKVAPFKRAP; encoded by the coding sequence ATGACCAGCACCGTCGACCTGAACTGCGACCTCGGAGAAAGCTTTGGCCCTTGGGAGATGGGCAACGACGCCGCAATGATCGAACTGGCGACGTCGGTCAACGTGGCCTGCGGCTTCCATGCCGGCGATGCCGACATCATGCGCCGGACGGTCGAGATGGCGAAGGCCAAAGGCGTCAGCATCGGCGCGCATCCCGGCTATCGCGATCTGCACGGCTTCGGCCGCCGTCCGGTGCCCGGTCTGAAATCATCGGAGATCGAGAACCTCGTCGCCTATCAGATCGGCGCGCTGCAGGCGATCGCGACTGCCGCCGGCCACAAGGTCACGCATGTGAAGGCGCATGGCGCATTGTCCAACGTCGCCTGCGAGGACGACATGACGGCGAACGCGATCGCGAAGGCGATCAAGGCCGTCGATCCCAGCCTGATCTTCGTCGTGCTGGCCAATTCGAAGCTGGTGACTGCGGGCGAGAAGGCGAACCTGTCGATGGCGCACGAGGTGTTCGCCGATCGCGCCTATGACGACAACGGCCTGCTGGTCTCACGCAGCAAGCCCGGCGCCGTGCTGCACGATCCCAAGCAGATTGCCGACCGCGTCGTGCGCATGGTCCAGGACGGCGCTGTCGTCTCGGTGACGGGCAAGGTGATGAAGATGCGCACCGACACCGTCTGCATTCACGGCGATACCGCCGGCGCCGTCGAGATCGCCCGCGAGGTGCGCCAGGCGCTCGACGCGGCGGGCATCAAGGTGGCGCCGTTCAAGAGGGCGCCGTGA
- a CDS encoding Lrp/AsnC family transcriptional regulator, translating to MAPSTKETSDADLDRVDRRILQLLQKDGRMSNAELAAAVHVSPATCHRRTQRLFEDGYIKSVRAQIAPEKVERSALVLVGVVLDRSTPESFRTFEAAIRKLKFVLDCHLVAGDFDFFLKIRVRDMQDFNRMHGDQLISLPSVRQTRTFFVMKEVVDNAPLDF from the coding sequence ATGGCGCCTTCAACGAAAGAAACTTCCGACGCGGATCTCGACCGTGTCGATCGCCGCATTCTGCAGCTGCTGCAGAAGGACGGCCGGATGAGCAATGCCGAGCTCGCCGCTGCCGTTCATGTCAGCCCGGCGACCTGCCATCGCCGCACCCAGCGCCTGTTCGAGGACGGCTATATCAAGAGCGTGCGTGCGCAGATCGCGCCGGAGAAGGTCGAGCGCAGCGCGCTCGTGCTGGTCGGCGTCGTCCTCGACCGCTCGACGCCGGAGAGCTTCCGCACCTTCGAAGCCGCGATCCGCAAGCTGAAATTCGTGCTCGATTGCCATCTCGTCGCCGGCGACTTCGACTTCTTTCTCAAGATCCGCGTCCGCGACATGCAGGATTTCAATCGCATGCATGGCGACCAGCTGATCTCGCTGCCCAGCGTACGGCAGACCCGCACGTTCTTCGTGATGAAGGAGGTGGTCGACAATGCGCCGCTGGATTTTTGA
- a CDS encoding NirA family protein yields the protein MKIEPLSVDFNDEQKRYLEGLAAGLKVTLAGRGQSAAAVATEPTGPDALHIKAQDKLLAAGRKLADQEKIKRELHPFDAYERLKAQARSNAAPSAADNFRWRYHGLFHVAPAQNSYMCRLRIPNGIMKHWQLSGLADLADRLCGPYSHVTTRANLQLREIPPKHAVMLLEGLSDLGLTARGSGADNIRNVTGTPTAGIDPQELLDTRLYAREWHFHILNDRSLYSLPRKFNVAFDGAGRIAALEDTNDIAFSAVEVKDGFGVAPGVWFRLGLGGITGHKDFAKPTGIIVEPDKATEVADAIVRLFIETGDRTNRLKARLKYVLDSMGHDKFMEAVEARLGRTLARVPDEALKPRPEADRMAHIGVHPQKQSGLNWIGVVLPLGKLTSDQMRALAKIAADLGDGDIRLTVWQNLLLSGVSDDKVSLASAAIAQIGLATTASHIRAGLIACTGNAGCKFAAANTKKHAAEIADWCEGRVGMDTPLNIHLTGCHHSCAQHYISDIGMIAAKVPVGDGDDTVEGYHLFAGGGFGPQADIGREVYRDLKAEDAPGTVEKLLKAYLAHRTSPEETFLSFARRHDGDALRKLAEAQTSSEVSA from the coding sequence ATGAAAATCGAGCCGTTGTCTGTCGACTTCAACGACGAGCAGAAGCGCTATCTGGAAGGCTTGGCCGCCGGCCTGAAGGTCACGCTCGCCGGACGTGGCCAGTCTGCTGCTGCTGTCGCAACCGAGCCGACCGGGCCGGACGCCCTTCATATCAAAGCGCAGGACAAGCTGCTCGCGGCAGGCCGCAAGCTCGCCGACCAGGAAAAAATCAAGCGCGAGCTGCATCCGTTCGACGCCTATGAGCGGCTGAAGGCGCAGGCCCGCAGCAATGCCGCACCTTCGGCCGCCGACAATTTCCGCTGGCGCTATCACGGCCTGTTCCACGTCGCGCCGGCGCAGAACTCCTACATGTGCCGGCTGCGCATTCCCAACGGCATCATGAAGCATTGGCAGCTGTCCGGCCTCGCCGATCTCGCCGATCGGCTCTGCGGTCCTTACAGCCACGTCACGACGCGCGCCAATCTGCAGCTGCGCGAAATCCCGCCCAAGCATGCTGTGATGCTGCTTGAAGGCCTCTCCGATCTCGGCCTCACCGCGCGCGGCTCGGGCGCCGACAACATCCGCAACGTCACGGGCACTCCGACCGCCGGCATCGATCCGCAGGAGCTCTTGGATACACGGCTCTATGCGCGCGAGTGGCACTTCCACATCCTCAACGACCGCTCGCTCTACAGCCTGCCGCGCAAGTTCAACGTCGCCTTCGACGGCGCCGGCCGCATCGCTGCGCTCGAGGACACCAACGACATCGCGTTCTCCGCGGTCGAGGTGAAGGACGGCTTTGGCGTTGCGCCGGGCGTTTGGTTCAGGCTCGGCCTCGGTGGCATCACCGGCCATAAGGACTTTGCCAAACCGACTGGCATCATTGTCGAGCCGGACAAGGCGACCGAGGTCGCTGATGCCATCGTGCGGCTGTTCATCGAGACCGGCGACCGCACCAATCGGCTGAAGGCCCGGCTGAAATACGTTCTCGACAGCATGGGCCATGACAAGTTCATGGAGGCCGTCGAGGCGAGGCTCGGCCGCACGCTCGCGCGTGTGCCGGACGAGGCGCTGAAGCCAAGGCCCGAGGCGGACCGCATGGCGCATATCGGCGTGCACCCTCAGAAACAGTCTGGGCTCAACTGGATCGGCGTCGTGCTGCCGCTGGGCAAGCTGACGAGCGATCAGATGCGCGCGCTCGCAAAGATCGCGGCCGATCTCGGTGACGGCGACATCCGGCTGACGGTCTGGCAGAACCTGCTGCTGTCCGGTGTGAGCGACGACAAAGTCAGCTTGGCCAGTGCGGCGATCGCGCAGATCGGGCTCGCCACGACAGCCTCGCACATCCGCGCCGGGCTGATCGCCTGCACGGGCAATGCCGGCTGCAAATTCGCCGCGGCCAACACCAAGAAGCACGCGGCCGAGATCGCCGACTGGTGCGAGGGCAGGGTGGGGATGGACACGCCGCTGAACATCCATCTCACCGGCTGCCATCACTCCTGCGCCCAGCACTACATCAGCGACATCGGCATGATCGCGGCCAAGGTGCCGGTCGGCGACGGCGATGACACGGTCGAGGGCTATCATCTGTTCGCCGGTGGCGGCTTCGGTCCGCAGGCCGATATCGGCCGCGAGGTGTATCGCGACCTCAAAGCTGAGGACGCGCCGGGTACCGTCGAGAAGCTGCTCAAGGCCTATCTCGCCCATCGCACTTCGCCGGAAGAGACCTTCTTGTCGTTTGCCCGCCGCCATGACGGCGACGCTCTTCGCAAGCTCGCCGAAGCCCAGACCTCGTCCGAGGTGTCAGCATGA
- a CDS encoding ribonuclease activity regulator RraA codes for MSLTPEAIATLSQVTTATITTVLLKKGLRNVWMRGARPLRPGQKRLVGPAFTLRFVPAREDLATPESWSSPISTRTAIEAMPEGCIAVVDAMGVKNAGIFGDILCARMVKRGVTALITDGVVRDLEGVMGTGLPVWCDGYAAPPSVAGLTFVGWGEAIGCGGVAVFPNDVVVADQDGAVLIPQAMLDHVLAEGPEQERMEAWIVDEVNKGAVLPGLYPMNAETKARYAASKK; via the coding sequence ATGTCCCTCACGCCCGAAGCCATCGCCACCCTGTCGCAGGTCACCACCGCGACCATCACCACGGTCCTGCTGAAGAAGGGGTTGCGCAATGTCTGGATGCGCGGCGCCAGGCCGCTGCGCCCGGGACAGAAGCGGCTGGTCGGCCCGGCCTTCACCTTGCGCTTCGTGCCGGCGCGCGAGGATCTGGCGACGCCGGAATCCTGGTCGTCGCCGATCTCGACCCGCACCGCGATCGAGGCCATGCCGGAGGGCTGCATCGCCGTCGTCGATGCGATGGGCGTCAAGAACGCCGGCATCTTCGGCGACATTCTCTGCGCCCGCATGGTCAAGCGCGGCGTCACCGCGCTGATCACCGACGGCGTCGTGCGTGACCTCGAGGGCGTGATGGGCACGGGTCTTCCGGTGTGGTGCGACGGCTATGCCGCGCCGCCGTCGGTCGCGGGCCTGACCTTCGTCGGCTGGGGCGAGGCGATCGGCTGCGGCGGCGTCGCGGTGTTCCCGAACGACGTCGTCGTCGCCGACCAGGACGGCGCGGTGCTGATCCCGCAGGCAATGCTCGACCACGTGCTCGCCGAAGGCCCGGAGCAAGAGCGCATGGAGGCGTGGATCGTCGACGAGGTGAACAAAGGCGCGGTCCTGCCGGGCCTGTATCCGATGAACGCCGAAACCAAGGCGCGCTACGCCGCGTCGAAGAAGTAG
- a CDS encoding biotin-dependent carboxyltransferase family protein — protein MSMLVVAQIGPASSVQDGGRFGAQRYGLTPSGAMDKLALAAANSLVGNALTAAAIEIGPFGATFVARGGALRVALSGAARPADVAKRPVEMNTSVTLNEGDRLTLGFARGGSFSYLAIEGGIAGEPMFDSLSVNARAGLGSPYPRPLQSGDVFQTAPASQTPEMRIELPKTSGAIRVVMGPQDDEFSNEMKALFLGSDWTVSATSDRMGYRLEGPVIRHLHGHNIVSDGTVEGSIQVPGNGSPIVLMSDRGTSGGYPKIATVITADFGRLAQTPAGTPFRFQAVSMAEAQAELRRYRDLLRSLPDRVRELTSSEFDVDALFTANVAGHAVSATDVTTWPGVTPD, from the coding sequence ATGAGCATGCTCGTCGTTGCGCAGATCGGTCCGGCAAGCTCGGTGCAGGATGGTGGCCGCTTCGGCGCGCAGCGCTACGGGCTGACGCCATCGGGCGCGATGGATAAGCTGGCGCTGGCGGCGGCGAACAGCCTCGTCGGCAACGCGCTGACGGCCGCCGCGATCGAGATCGGTCCGTTCGGTGCGACGTTTGTCGCCAGGGGCGGCGCTTTGCGCGTGGCGCTGTCCGGCGCAGCGCGGCCCGCTGATGTGGCCAAACGTCCTGTCGAGATGAATACGTCGGTCACCTTGAACGAGGGCGACAGGCTGACGCTCGGCTTCGCGCGCGGCGGCTCGTTCAGCTATCTCGCCATCGAAGGCGGCATCGCCGGTGAGCCGATGTTCGACAGTTTGTCGGTCAATGCGCGTGCGGGACTGGGCAGCCCCTACCCGCGCCCGCTGCAGTCGGGCGATGTGTTCCAGACGGCGCCTGCGAGTCAGACCCCGGAGATGCGGATCGAGCTCCCGAAGACAAGCGGCGCGATCCGGGTCGTCATGGGGCCGCAGGACGACGAGTTCAGCAACGAGATGAAGGCGCTGTTCCTGGGCAGCGACTGGACGGTCTCGGCAACCAGCGACCGCATGGGCTATCGCCTCGAAGGTCCGGTGATCCGTCATTTGCACGGCCACAACATCGTTTCCGACGGCACCGTGGAGGGCAGCATCCAGGTGCCCGGCAACGGCTCGCCGATCGTGCTGATGTCCGACCGCGGCACCAGCGGCGGCTATCCGAAGATCGCGACCGTCATCACTGCTGATTTCGGCCGTCTGGCGCAGACGCCGGCCGGCACGCCGTTCCGCTTCCAGGCGGTGAGCATGGCCGAGGCCCAGGCCGAACTGCGGCGCTACAGGGATCTGCTGCGCAGCCTGCCGGATCGTGTCCGCGAGCTGACGAGCAGCGAGTTCGACGTGGACGCGCTGTTCACGGCCAACGTGGCCGGGCATGCCGTCAGCGCAACCGACGTCACCACCTGGCCCGGAGTGACGCCCGATTAA
- a CDS encoding sulfite reductase subunit alpha, with protein sequence MNQITPMPKLEIIPPTAPFSEAQRSWLNGFLAGALGLDGSTPLAPAQNGTALAPAGDGDDGEAPWHDQTMPITERMKLAEGRPLRRRMMAAMAQQDCGQCGYNCSDYSDAIADHSETRLNLCVPGGKETARMLKALYEEIDKASPAAKPAAVTATPANVSVVVSAPGRSRDNPVEATFLSRRLLNKPGSEKETWHIEFDLAEAGLDYVVGDSFGIFAKNDLGLVDQIIALLGASHMTEVNGKPLRQCLLEDVSLSPAPDSLFELISFITGGATREKARRLAQGEDPDGDAATLDVMAVLQKFSGVRPHPEAFVEALEPLQPRLYSISSSHNATPGKLSLTVDCVRYVIGKRKRLGLASTFLAERINPGDRLRVYVQKAHGFALPADPKTPIIMVGPGTGIAPFRAFLHDRRATGAPGKNWLFFGHQRSDCDFFYADELNAMKTSGLLTRLSLAWSRDGDKKFYVQDRMREVGREVWTWLAGGAHLYICGDAKRMAKDVERALVDIVAQFGARSTDEAVSFVADLKKKGRFQLDVY encoded by the coding sequence ATGAACCAGATCACACCGATGCCGAAGCTCGAGATCATTCCTCCGACCGCGCCGTTCTCGGAAGCGCAGCGCTCCTGGCTCAACGGCTTCCTCGCCGGCGCGCTCGGCCTCGACGGCTCGACGCCATTGGCTCCTGCGCAGAACGGCACCGCGCTTGCTCCCGCCGGCGACGGCGATGACGGCGAGGCGCCGTGGCACGATCAGACCATGCCAATCACCGAGCGCATGAAGCTTGCCGAAGGCCGCCCGCTGCGCCGTCGTATGATGGCGGCGATGGCGCAGCAGGACTGCGGCCAGTGCGGCTACAATTGCAGCGACTACTCGGACGCGATCGCCGATCACAGCGAGACGCGCCTCAATCTGTGCGTCCCCGGCGGCAAGGAAACCGCGCGGATGCTGAAGGCGCTGTATGAGGAGATCGACAAGGCTTCGCCTGCCGCCAAGCCGGCGGCCGTGACCGCGACGCCGGCCAACGTCTCCGTTGTCGTCAGCGCGCCCGGCCGCTCGCGCGACAATCCGGTCGAGGCGACGTTCCTGTCGCGGCGGCTGCTGAACAAGCCGGGCTCGGAGAAGGAGACCTGGCACATCGAGTTCGATCTCGCGGAGGCCGGGCTCGACTACGTCGTCGGCGATTCCTTCGGCATCTTTGCCAAGAACGATCTCGGCCTCGTCGACCAGATCATCGCGTTGCTCGGCGCCTCGCACATGACCGAGGTCAACGGCAAGCCGCTGCGGCAGTGCCTGCTCGAGGACGTCTCGCTGTCACCGGCGCCGGATTCGCTATTCGAGCTGATCTCCTTCATCACCGGCGGCGCCACGCGCGAGAAGGCGCGGCGGCTGGCGCAGGGCGAGGATCCCGATGGCGATGCCGCGACGCTCGACGTCATGGCTGTGCTGCAGAAGTTCTCCGGCGTCCGGCCGCATCCGGAAGCGTTCGTCGAGGCGCTGGAGCCGCTGCAGCCGCGGCTGTACTCGATCTCCTCGTCGCACAACGCCACGCCCGGCAAACTCTCGCTCACCGTCGACTGCGTCCGCTACGTCATCGGCAAGCGCAAGCGGCTTGGCCTTGCCTCGACGTTCCTCGCCGAGCGTATCAATCCCGGCGACAGACTGCGCGTCTACGTGCAGAAGGCGCACGGCTTTGCACTGCCGGCCGATCCGAAGACGCCGATCATCATGGTCGGCCCGGGCACCGGCATCGCGCCGTTCCGCGCCTTCCTGCATGATCGCAGGGCGACCGGTGCGCCGGGCAAGAACTGGCTGTTCTTCGGCCACCAGCGCAGCGACTGCGACTTCTTCTACGCCGATGAGCTCAATGCGATGAAGACCTCTGGCCTGTTGACGCGGCTGTCGCTGGCGTGGTCGCGCGACGGCGACAAGAAGTTCTACGTCCAGGACCGCATGCGCGAGGTCGGTCGCGAGGTGTGGACCTGGCTCGCCGGCGGCGCGCATCTCTACATCTGCGGCGACGCTAAGCGCATGGCCAAGGATGTCGAGCGCGCGCTCGTCGACATCGTCGCCCAGTTCGGCGCCCGCTCGACCGACGAGGCCGTCAGCTTCGTCGCGGACCTCAAGAAGAAAGGCCGGTTCCAGCTGGACGTTTATTAA